The Allochromatium tepidum genome has a window encoding:
- the rpsK gene encoding 30S ribosomal protein S11 — protein MAKPIRNTKKKVKKQVADGVAHVHASFNNTIITITDRQGNALAWATSGGSGFRGSRKSTPFAAQVAADKAGQAAKEYGLRNLDVNVKGPGPGRESAVRALNNAGFKITSITDVTPIPHNGCRPPKKRRV, from the coding sequence ATGGCTAAACCGATTCGCAACACGAAGAAGAAAGTCAAGAAGCAGGTCGCGGACGGGGTCGCCCACGTCCACGCCTCCTTCAACAACACCATCATCACCATTACCGACCGGCAGGGCAACGCCCTGGCCTGGGCAACCTCCGGCGGCTCGGGTTTCCGCGGCTCGCGCAAGAGCACGCCCTTCGCCGCTCAGGTCGCCGCCGACAAGGCCGGTCAGGCCGCGAAGGAATACGGTCTGCGCAACCTGGATGTCAACGTCAAGGGGCCGGGACCGGGACGCGAGTCCGCCGTGCGCGCGCTCAACAATGCCGGATTCAAGATCACCAGCATCACCGACGTGACGCCCATCCCGCACAACGGCTGCCGCCCGCCCAAGAAGCGGCGCGTCTGA
- the rpsD gene encoding 30S ribosomal protein S4, whose amino-acid sequence MARYTGPTCKLARREGVDLSLKSRARSLDTKCKLEKQPGQTSDRRRRLSDYGVQLREKQKVRRIYGVLEKQFRNYYKKAAQSKGATGENLLQILERRLDNVVYRMGFGSTRAEARQLVSHKGILVNGRIVNIPSYQVGADDHIEVREPAKKQVRVQNAMALAEQYGFPDWVEVDSKGLKGVFKRIPDRSDLPADINESLIVELYSK is encoded by the coding sequence ATGGCACGTTATACAGGCCCGACCTGCAAGCTGGCGCGGCGCGAGGGTGTAGACCTTTCGCTCAAGAGCCGCGCGCGTTCGCTCGATACCAAGTGCAAGCTGGAGAAGCAGCCCGGTCAGACGTCCGACCGTCGCCGCCGCCTCTCCGACTACGGCGTGCAGCTGCGCGAGAAGCAGAAGGTGCGTCGTATCTACGGTGTGCTCGAGAAGCAGTTCCGCAACTACTACAAGAAGGCTGCTCAGTCCAAGGGCGCGACCGGTGAGAACCTGCTGCAGATCCTCGAACGCCGGCTCGACAACGTCGTCTACCGGATGGGCTTCGGGTCCACGCGCGCCGAGGCGCGCCAGCTCGTCAGCCACAAGGGCATCCTGGTCAACGGCCGTATCGTCAACATTCCTTCCTATCAGGTCGGCGCCGACGATCACATCGAAGTCCGTGAGCCGGCCAAGAAGCAGGTGCGCGTGCAGAACGCCATGGCCCTGGCCGAGCAGTACGGCTTTCCGGATTGGGTCGAGGTCGACAGCAAGGGTCTGAAGGGCGTGTTCAAGCGCATCCCGGACCGTTCGGATCTGCCGGCCGACATCAACGAATCTCTGATCGTCGAGCTGTACTCCAAGTAA
- the rplO gene encoding 50S ribosomal protein L15 has translation MKLNDLRPDPGSRPSAKRVGRGIGSGLGKTCGRGHKGQKARAGGFHKVGFEGGQMPLQRRLPKVGFRSRKSLEKDEIRLTELNLVEGDVVDLETLRAAGLLNRVVKSVKIIASGEVTRALTIRGLGVTKGARAAIEAAGGTIED, from the coding sequence ATGAAACTCAATGATCTGCGGCCCGATCCGGGCAGCCGTCCCTCCGCCAAGCGCGTCGGTCGCGGTATCGGCAGCGGCCTGGGCAAGACCTGCGGGCGCGGCCACAAGGGTCAGAAGGCCCGTGCCGGCGGCTTCCACAAGGTCGGCTTCGAGGGCGGTCAGATGCCCTTGCAGCGTCGTCTGCCCAAGGTCGGCTTCCGTTCGCGCAAGTCGCTGGAGAAGGACGAGATACGTCTGACCGAGCTGAACCTGGTCGAGGGCGATGTCGTCGACCTGGAGACGCTCAGAGCGGCCGGCCTGCTCAATCGCGTCGTCAAGAGCGTCAAGATCATCGCCTCCGGCGAGGTCACGCGCGCCCTGACCATCCGTGGTCTGGGTGTGACCAAGGGCGCGCGCGCCGCGATCGAGGCCGCCGGCGGCACGATCGAAGACTAA
- the rpsC gene encoding 30S ribosomal protein S3: MGQKVHPNGIRLGIVKDWTSKWYANSKDYADLLNTDLQVRDFLRKELAKASVSRIQIDRPAKNAHITIHTARPGVVIGKKGEDIDKLRAKVSAMMGIPVHIAIEEIRKPELDAQLVAEGIAQQLERRIMFRRAMKRSIQNTMRLGAEGIKVSVAGRLNGAEIARSEWAREGRVPLHTLRADIDYGFAEAKTTYGVLGVKVWIFKGEVFGDQQPEEPAPKASGKKG, encoded by the coding sequence ATGGGACAGAAAGTTCATCCGAATGGTATCCGGCTTGGCATCGTCAAGGACTGGACATCCAAGTGGTATGCCAATTCCAAGGACTATGCCGATCTGCTCAACACCGATCTCCAGGTCCGCGACTTCCTGCGCAAGGAACTCGCCAAGGCCTCGGTGAGCCGCATCCAGATCGACCGTCCGGCCAAGAACGCCCACATCACCATTCACACCGCCCGTCCGGGCGTGGTGATCGGCAAGAAGGGCGAGGACATCGACAAGCTGCGCGCCAAGGTGTCGGCGATGATGGGCATTCCGGTGCACATCGCCATCGAGGAGATCCGCAAGCCGGAGCTCGACGCGCAGCTGGTGGCCGAGGGCATTGCTCAGCAGCTCGAACGGCGTATCATGTTCCGCCGCGCCATGAAGCGCTCGATCCAGAACACCATGCGTCTGGGCGCCGAGGGCATCAAGGTCAGCGTCGCCGGTCGTCTGAACGGGGCCGAGATCGCACGCAGCGAGTGGGCGCGTGAAGGCCGTGTGCCGCTGCACACCCTGCGCGCCGACATCGACTACGGTTTCGCCGAGGCCAAGACGACCTACGGCGTGCTCGGAGTCAAGGTCTGGATCTTCAAGGGCGAGGTTTTCGGCGACCAGCAGCCCGAGGAACCGGCGCCGAAGGCGTCCGGAAAGAAGGGTTAA
- the rpmD gene encoding 50S ribosomal protein L30, protein MSDKKMMKVKLVRSVHGRLEKHKACVRGLGLRRMHQVVEVEDTPCTRGMVNAVQYMVKVVEEA, encoded by the coding sequence ATGTCCGACAAGAAAATGATGAAGGTCAAGCTGGTGCGCAGCGTGCACGGCCGCCTGGAAAAGCACAAGGCCTGCGTGCGCGGTCTGGGTCTGCGTCGCATGCATCAGGTCGTCGAAGTCGAGGATACGCCCTGTACGCGCGGCATGGTCAATGCCGTGCAGTACATGGTCAAGGTCGTGGAGGAAGCCTGA
- the rplV gene encoding 50S ribosomal protein L22 — MQAVATHKYARISAQKARLVADLIRGKRVEEAINTLSFSPKKGADIIKKVLESAIANAEHNEGADIDELKVAAIQVNEGPTMKRIMPRAKGRANRIMKRTSHITLTVAEV; from the coding sequence ATGCAAGCTGTAGCCACACACAAATACGCCCGGATCTCGGCGCAGAAGGCCCGACTGGTCGCGGATCTGATTCGCGGCAAGCGTGTCGAGGAAGCCATCAACACGCTGTCCTTCAGCCCCAAGAAGGGCGCCGACATCATCAAGAAAGTCCTGGAGTCGGCGATCGCCAACGCCGAGCACAATGAGGGCGCCGATATCGACGAACTCAAGGTCGCGGCCATCCAGGTCAACGAGGGGCCGACCATGAAGCGGATCATGCCGCGCGCCAAGGGCCGCGCCAACCGCATCATGAAACGCACCAGCCACATCACGCTGACCGTGGCCGAAGTCTAG
- the rplN gene encoding 50S ribosomal protein L14, with the protein MIQMQTNLSVADNSGAKSVMCIKVLGGSHRRYAGIGDVIKVTVKDAIPRGKVKKGDVYNAVVVRTRHGVRRPDGSLIRFDGNAAVLLNNQLQPIGTRIFGPVTRELRGERFMKIISLAPEVL; encoded by the coding sequence ATGATTCAGATGCAGACCAATCTGAGCGTCGCCGACAACAGCGGCGCCAAGAGCGTGATGTGCATCAAGGTGCTCGGCGGGTCGCATCGTCGCTACGCGGGCATCGGCGATGTCATCAAGGTCACCGTCAAGGACGCCATCCCACGCGGTAAGGTCAAGAAGGGCGATGTCTACAACGCGGTCGTCGTGCGCACCCGTCATGGCGTGCGTCGTCCCGACGGCTCGCTGATCCGTTTCGACGGCAACGCCGCCGTGCTCTTGAATAACCAGCTTCAACCCATCGGCACCCGTATCTTCGGGCCTGTCACGCGCGAGCTGCGCGGCGAGCGTTTCATGAAGATCATCTCGCTGGCGCCGGAAGTGCTCTGA
- the rpsE gene encoding 30S ribosomal protein S5 → MANFNPKVEGDDLLEKLVAVNRVAKVVKGGRQFGFAALTVVGDGKGRVGFGRGKAREVPIAIQKAMENARKNMIEVKLNGSTLQYPLQGKHGAAKVFMQPASEGTGIIAGGAMRAVFEVLGVQNVLAKCIGTNNPINVVRATVNGLRAMTDPATVAAKRGKSVEEILG, encoded by the coding sequence ATGGCAAACTTCAATCCAAAAGTGGAAGGCGACGATCTCCTCGAAAAGCTGGTGGCGGTCAACCGTGTCGCCAAGGTGGTCAAGGGTGGCCGTCAGTTCGGTTTCGCCGCCCTGACCGTGGTCGGCGACGGCAAGGGCCGGGTCGGCTTCGGTCGCGGCAAGGCGCGTGAGGTGCCGATCGCGATCCAGAAGGCGATGGAGAACGCGCGCAAGAACATGATCGAGGTCAAGCTCAACGGCTCGACCCTGCAATATCCGTTGCAGGGCAAGCATGGTGCGGCCAAGGTCTTCATGCAGCCGGCCTCCGAGGGTACCGGCATCATCGCCGGCGGTGCCATGCGTGCCGTGTTCGAGGTGCTGGGCGTGCAGAACGTGCTCGCCAAGTGCATCGGCACCAACAACCCGATCAATGTCGTGCGCGCCACCGTCAATGGTCTGCGCGCCATGACCGATCCGGCGACCGTCGCCGCCAAGCGCGGCAAGAGCGTCGAAGAGATCCTGGGGTAA
- the rplP gene encoding 50S ribosomal protein L16, with translation MLQPKRTKFRKQHKGRNRGLAQSGNRVSFGEFGLKATERGRLTARQIEAARRAISRSVKRGGKIWIRVFPDKPISKKPLEVRMGKGKGNVEYWVALIQPGSMLYEIEGVSEELAREAFKLAAAKLPVQTTFEKRTIL, from the coding sequence ATGCTGCAACCGAAACGCACCAAATTCAGAAAGCAACACAAGGGCCGCAACCGCGGTCTGGCCCAGAGCGGCAACCGGGTGAGCTTCGGCGAGTTCGGTCTCAAGGCGACCGAGCGTGGTCGTCTCACCGCGCGCCAGATCGAGGCCGCCCGTCGTGCCATCTCCCGTAGCGTCAAGCGTGGCGGCAAGATCTGGATCCGGGTGTTCCCGGACAAACCGATCTCCAAGAAGCCGCTCGAAGTGCGTATGGGTAAGGGTAAGGGTAACGTCGAGTACTGGGTCGCGCTGATCCAGCCGGGCAGCATGCTCTACGAGATCGAGGGTGTCAGCGAGGAACTCGCGCGCGAGGCCTTCAAGCTGGCCGCCGCCAAGCTGCCGGTGCAGACCACCTTTGAAAAGCGGACGATTCTGTGA
- the rpmC gene encoding 50S ribosomal protein L29, whose amino-acid sequence MKANELRTNSAQELQTQLMELLREQFNLRMQRGTGQLSKPSRMKAVRRDIARIKTIMAEQKAGGKS is encoded by the coding sequence ATGAAGGCCAACGAGCTTAGAACCAACAGCGCCCAAGAGCTTCAGACACAGTTGATGGAGCTGCTGCGCGAGCAATTCAATCTGCGCATGCAGCGGGGCACCGGTCAGTTGTCCAAGCCTTCGCGCATGAAGGCCGTGCGCCGGGACATCGCCCGGATCAAGACCATCATGGCCGAGCAGAAGGCGGGCGGGAAATCATGA
- the rpsQ gene encoding 30S ribosomal protein S17 yields the protein MSDENEIKTNRTLEGRVTSSAMDKTITVVIERRVKHPLYGKFMRRSTKIHAHDEANSCNVGDLVRVEQCRPLSKTKTWRLIEILEKAR from the coding sequence ATGAGCGACGAGAACGAGATCAAGACCAACCGGACACTCGAAGGGCGCGTGACCAGCAGCGCCATGGACAAGACCATCACGGTCGTGATCGAGCGCCGTGTCAAGCACCCGCTCTATGGCAAGTTCATGCGCCGCTCGACCAAGATCCACGCCCACGACGAGGCCAACAGCTGCAACGTCGGCGATCTGGTGCGGGTCGAGCAGTGCCGTCCGCTCTCCAAGACCAAGACCTGGCGTCTGATCGAGATCCTCGAAAAGGCGCGCTGA
- the rpmJ gene encoding 50S ribosomal protein L36 — MKVRASVKKLCRNCRIIRRNGSVRVICSDPRHKQRQG, encoded by the coding sequence ATGAAAGTGCGTGCATCCGTCAAGAAGCTGTGCAGAAACTGCCGAATCATTCGGCGCAATGGCTCGGTGCGTGTGATCTGTTCCGATCCGCGTCACAAGCAGCGCCAGGGTTGA
- the secY gene encoding preprotein translocase subunit SecY encodes MAKNAGSMAGALGGMGQLTELRRRLMFLLGALLVYRIGTFIPVPGVNPQALAILFDQNQGSILDMFNMFSGGALERASLFALGVMPYISASIIVQLMTAVVPQLEQLKKEGEAGRRKITQYTRYGTVFLATFQAIGISMALQGQTAGGSALVVHSGVGFVFTATVSLVTGTMFLMWLGEQITERGIGNGISMIIFAGIVAGLPAALGGTLELARTGEMNSLAVLALFAMALAVTAFVVFVERGQRRITVNYARRQQGRKMMQAQSTHLPLKLNMAGVIPPIFASSIILFPGTLGQWFGSNEDLRWIADITSKLAPGEPIYVLLYASAIIFFCFFYTALVFNAKETADNLKRSGAFIPGIRPGEQTARYIDGVMTRLTAAGAIYITAVCLLPEFLIVGYNVPFYFGGTSLLIVVVVVMDFMAQVQAHLMSHQYEGLMKKANLKAPGGGLLR; translated from the coding sequence ATGGCTAAGAACGCTGGATCCATGGCTGGGGCACTCGGTGGAATGGGGCAGTTGACCGAGTTGCGTCGACGTCTGATGTTCCTGTTGGGGGCCTTGCTCGTCTATCGCATCGGTACCTTCATCCCGGTTCCAGGGGTGAATCCGCAGGCGCTGGCCATCCTCTTCGATCAGAACCAGGGCTCCATCCTGGACATGTTCAACATGTTCTCGGGCGGCGCTCTGGAGCGCGCGAGTCTGTTCGCACTCGGTGTCATGCCCTATATCTCGGCCTCCATCATCGTGCAGTTGATGACGGCGGTGGTGCCTCAGCTCGAACAGCTGAAGAAAGAAGGCGAGGCCGGGCGGCGCAAGATCACTCAGTACACCCGCTACGGCACGGTGTTCCTGGCGACCTTCCAGGCCATCGGCATCTCGATGGCGCTGCAAGGACAGACGGCCGGCGGTTCGGCGCTGGTGGTCCATTCGGGCGTGGGCTTCGTGTTCACGGCGACCGTGTCGCTGGTGACGGGCACCATGTTCCTGATGTGGCTCGGCGAGCAGATCACCGAACGCGGCATCGGCAACGGCATCTCGATGATCATCTTCGCCGGTATCGTCGCCGGTCTGCCGGCCGCCCTGGGCGGTACGCTGGAGCTGGCGCGCACCGGTGAGATGAACTCGCTGGCCGTCCTGGCGCTGTTCGCCATGGCGCTGGCCGTGACCGCCTTCGTGGTCTTCGTCGAGCGCGGTCAGCGGCGGATCACGGTGAACTATGCGCGCCGCCAGCAGGGGCGCAAGATGATGCAGGCGCAGAGCACCCATCTGCCGCTCAAGCTGAACATGGCCGGTGTGATTCCGCCGATCTTCGCCTCCAGCATCATCCTGTTTCCGGGCACGCTCGGGCAGTGGTTCGGCAGCAACGAGGATCTGCGCTGGATCGCGGACATCACGTCTAAGCTTGCGCCCGGTGAGCCGATCTATGTGCTGCTCTATGCCTCGGCGATCATCTTCTTCTGTTTCTTCTATACCGCGTTGGTCTTCAACGCGAAGGAAACGGCGGACAACCTCAAGCGGTCGGGGGCCTTCATTCCGGGCATCCGTCCGGGCGAGCAGACGGCTCGGTACATCGATGGCGTCATGACCCGGCTGACCGCCGCCGGTGCGATCTACATCACCGCCGTCTGTCTGCTGCCGGAGTTCCTGATCGTCGGCTACAACGTGCCCTTCTATTTCGGCGGCACCTCGCTGCTGATCGTGGTCGTCGTGGTCATGGACTTCATGGCCCAGGTGCAGGCACATCTGATGTCGCACCAGTACGAGGGGCTGATGAAGAAGGCCAACCTGAAGGCTCCGGGCGGCGGACTGCTGCGTTGA
- the rpsS gene encoding 30S ribosomal protein S19 — MPRSIRKGPFVDHHLIKKVEEAVAQNSKRPIKTWSRRSMVLPEMVGLTIAVHNGRQHVPVLVNENMIGHKLGEFALTRTYRGHAADKKAKKR, encoded by the coding sequence GTGCCACGTTCGATTCGAAAGGGCCCGTTCGTCGATCATCACCTGATCAAGAAGGTGGAAGAGGCGGTCGCCCAAAACAGCAAGCGCCCGATCAAGACCTGGTCGCGCCGTTCCATGGTGTTGCCTGAGATGGTCGGTCTGACCATTGCCGTCCACAACGGGCGTCAACATGTGCCGGTTCTCGTCAACGAAAACATGATCGGCCACAAGCTCGGCGAGTTCGCGTTGACCCGTACCTATCGTGGTCACGCCGCCGACAAGAAAGCGAAGAAGCGCTAG
- the rplF gene encoding 50S ribosomal protein L6 — protein sequence MSRVAKAPIKLPKGVTVEISGQDVKVKGPKGALDWRVHPTVRVCEENGEIRVAPAEGQTEAWAMAGTTRALLNNMVTGCGTGFTRKLTLVGVGYRAQAKGDVLNLSLGFSHPVDYPVPKGITIETPSQTEILVSGADKQQVGQVASEIRAYRPPEPYKGKGVRYADENVLRKEAKKK from the coding sequence ATGTCACGTGTTGCAAAAGCTCCCATCAAGCTGCCCAAGGGCGTCACCGTCGAGATCAGCGGTCAGGACGTCAAGGTCAAGGGTCCGAAGGGCGCCCTGGACTGGCGTGTCCATCCGACCGTTCGCGTCTGCGAAGAGAACGGCGAGATCCGGGTCGCGCCCGCCGAGGGCCAGACCGAAGCCTGGGCCATGGCCGGCACCACCCGTGCGCTGCTCAACAACATGGTCACCGGCTGCGGCACCGGTTTTACGCGCAAGCTGACCCTGGTCGGCGTCGGTTATCGCGCGCAGGCCAAGGGCGACGTGCTCAACCTCAGCCTGGGCTTCTCACATCCGGTCGACTATCCGGTGCCGAAGGGCATCACGATCGAGACCCCCAGTCAGACCGAGATCCTGGTGTCGGGCGCCGACAAGCAGCAGGTCGGTCAGGTCGCCTCCGAGATCCGGGCCTATCGTCCGCCGGAGCCGTACAAGGGCAAGGGTGTTCGTTACGCGGACGAGAACGTCCTGCGTAAGGAAGCCAAGAAGAAATAA
- the rpsM gene encoding 30S ribosomal protein S13: MARIAGVNIPDKKHAVIALTAIYGIGRTRAGQICDAAGIARTTKVQSLTEEEVDKLRNEVAKFTVEGDLRREVSMNIKRLMDLGCYRGIRHRRGLPLRGQRTRTNARTRKGPRRPIKR; encoded by the coding sequence ATGGCCCGTATCGCCGGCGTCAACATCCCAGATAAAAAACACGCCGTGATCGCGTTGACCGCGATCTACGGCATTGGTCGTACCCGTGCGGGTCAGATTTGCGATGCAGCGGGTATCGCACGTACCACCAAGGTGCAGAGCCTCACGGAAGAAGAAGTCGACAAGCTGCGCAATGAGGTCGCGAAGTTCACGGTCGAGGGCGATCTGCGGCGCGAGGTGTCGATGAACATCAAGCGGCTGATGGATCTCGGCTGCTACCGGGGCATCCGTCACCGTCGCGGGCTGCCGCTGCGCGGTCAGCGCACCCGTACCAACGCCCGGACCCGCAAGGGCCCGCGTCGCCCGATCAAACGCTAA
- the rplE gene encoding 50S ribosomal protein L5 encodes MSRLQTEYKERIVPQLKERFGYQSVMQVPKIEKITLNMGVGEAVADKKVMDNAVADLRAIAGQQPIVTYARKSVAGFKIREGWPIGCKVTLRRERMYEFLDRLINISIPRIRDFRGLSAKSFDGRGNYSMGVREQIMFPEIDYDKIDALRGLDITITTTARTDEEGRALLEAFNFPFRT; translated from the coding sequence ATGTCCAGATTACAGACCGAATACAAAGAGCGCATCGTGCCTCAGCTCAAGGAGCGCTTCGGCTACCAGAGCGTGATGCAGGTGCCCAAGATCGAGAAGATCACGCTCAACATGGGCGTGGGCGAGGCCGTGGCCGACAAGAAGGTCATGGACAATGCCGTCGCCGATCTGCGCGCCATCGCCGGTCAGCAGCCGATCGTGACCTACGCCCGCAAGTCGGTCGCCGGGTTCAAGATCCGCGAAGGCTGGCCGATCGGCTGCAAGGTCACGCTGCGTCGCGAGCGCATGTACGAGTTCCTCGATCGCCTGATCAATATCTCGATCCCGCGTATCCGCGACTTCCGCGGCCTGAGCGCCAAGTCGTTCGACGGTCGCGGCAACTATTCGATGGGCGTGCGCGAACAGATCATGTTCCCCGAGATCGATTACGATAAGATCGACGCGCTGCGCGGACTCGACATCACCATCACGACCACGGCGCGGACGGATGAGGAAGGCCGTGCCCTGCTCGAAGCCTTCAACTTCCCCTTCCGGACCTAA
- the rplB gene encoding 50S ribosomal protein L2 yields MPIVKTKPTSAGRRFVVKVTTPDLHKGAPHAPLIDKQTKRGGRNNQGRVSVRHQGGGHKQRYRIIDFKRNRKDGIPATVERLEYDPNRSAHIALLKYADGERAYIIASKGLKAGDSVVSGETAPIAVGNCMPLRNIPVGTLVHCIEMRPGKGAQLARSAGASVQLVARESGSATLRLRSGEMRKVHSDCRAVIGEVGNSEHSLRKLGKAGASRWRGIRPTVRGVVMNPVDHPHGGGEGRTSGGRHPVTPWGVPTKGHKTRHNKRTDGMIVRRRGQK; encoded by the coding sequence ATGCCAATCGTAAAGACCAAACCGACGTCCGCCGGACGACGCTTCGTCGTCAAGGTGACGACACCCGATCTGCACAAGGGCGCGCCGCACGCACCCCTGATCGACAAGCAGACCAAGCGTGGCGGGCGCAACAATCAGGGCCGCGTGTCCGTGCGTCATCAGGGCGGCGGTCACAAGCAGCGTTACCGGATCATCGACTTCAAGCGCAACCGCAAGGACGGGATCCCCGCGACCGTGGAGCGTCTGGAGTACGACCCGAACCGCTCGGCGCACATCGCGCTGCTGAAGTATGCCGACGGCGAGCGCGCCTATATCATCGCGTCCAAGGGCCTGAAGGCCGGCGACTCGGTCGTCTCGGGCGAGACCGCGCCGATCGCGGTCGGCAACTGCATGCCGCTGCGCAACATCCCGGTCGGCACCTTGGTGCATTGCATCGAGATGCGGCCCGGCAAGGGTGCCCAGCTCGCCCGTTCGGCCGGCGCCTCGGTGCAGCTGGTGGCGCGTGAGTCCGGCAGCGCGACCCTGCGTCTGCGTTCCGGTGAGATGCGTAAAGTGCACTCCGACTGCCGCGCCGTCATCGGCGAGGTGGGCAACAGCGAACACAGCCTGCGCAAGCTCGGCAAGGCCGGCGCGAGCCGCTGGCGCGGTATCCGTCCGACGGTGCGCGGCGTGGTCATGAACCCGGTCGATCACCCGCACGGCGGTGGCGAGGGCCGGACCTCCGGCGGCCGTCATCCGGTCACGCCCTGGGGTGTGCCGACCAAGGGCCACAAGACGCGCCACAACAAGCGGACCGACGGCATGATCGTGCGTCGTCGCGGTCAGAAATAG
- the rplX gene encoding 50S ribosomal protein L24, with product MRKIKKGDDVMVIAGKDKGKRGTVLKVIDENHIVVENINIARKHRKGNPQAGVPGGIVDKAMPIHVSNVGLYNPIKGSADRVGFKTLEDGRKVRVFKSNGEVVDV from the coding sequence ATGAGAAAGATCAAGAAGGGTGATGACGTCATGGTCATCGCCGGCAAGGACAAGGGCAAGCGCGGCACGGTGCTCAAGGTGATCGACGAGAATCACATCGTCGTCGAGAACATCAACATCGCCCGCAAGCACCGGAAAGGCAATCCGCAGGCCGGCGTGCCGGGCGGAATCGTCGACAAGGCGATGCCGATCCACGTCTCCAACGTCGGGCTCTACAACCCGATCAAGGGCAGTGCCGACCGCGTCGGCTTCAAGACTCTGGAAGACGGGCGCAAGGTGCGTGTGTTCAAGTCCAACGGCGAAGTCGTCGACGTCTGA
- the rpsN gene encoding 30S ribosomal protein S14, which translates to MAKKSMIARDRKRTETAARFSAKRAALKAVINDRNATPEQIDEATLKLQKLPRDAGPTRQQRRCRVSGRPHAVYRKFGLSRNKLREAVMRGDVPGVVKASW; encoded by the coding sequence ATGGCGAAGAAGAGTATGATTGCGCGCGATCGCAAGCGCACCGAGACCGCCGCCCGCTTCAGTGCCAAGCGCGCGGCCCTCAAGGCGGTGATCAATGATCGCAACGCCACGCCCGAGCAGATCGACGAGGCGACGCTGAAGCTGCAGAAGCTGCCGCGCGACGCCGGCCCGACGCGCCAGCAGCGTCGCTGCCGCGTCAGCGGTCGCCCGCACGCGGTCTATCGCAAGTTCGGTCTGTCGCGCAACAAGCTGCGCGAGGCCGTGATGCGCGGGGACGTCCCCGGCGTCGTCAAGGCGAGCTGGTAA
- the rpsH gene encoding 30S ribosomal protein S8 yields MSMSDPIADMLTRIRNGQQRGKITIVMPSSKQKVAIANLLKEEGYIADAMVEAKSGKPELVIKLKYYRGKPVIEFLKRVSRPGLRIYRGKDELPKVWAGLGIAIVSTSKGLMTDRAARQAGHGGEIIAYVA; encoded by the coding sequence ATGAGTATGTCGGATCCGATTGCGGATATGCTGACACGCATCCGCAACGGCCAGCAGCGCGGTAAGATCACGATCGTGATGCCGTCCTCCAAGCAGAAGGTCGCGATCGCGAACCTGCTGAAGGAAGAAGGCTACATCGCCGACGCCATGGTCGAAGCCAAGAGCGGCAAGCCCGAGCTGGTCATCAAGCTCAAGTATTATCGCGGCAAGCCCGTGATCGAGTTCCTCAAGCGCGTTTCGCGCCCCGGACTGCGCATCTATCGCGGCAAAGACGAGCTGCCCAAGGTCTGGGCCGGACTCGGCATCGCCATCGTCTCCACCTCCAAGGGTCTGATGACCGACCGCGCGGCCCGTCAGGCCGGACACGGCGGCGAGATCATCGCCTACGTCGCTTAA
- the rplR gene encoding 50S ribosomal protein L18, which yields MDKKQARLRRATRARAKIRELGVYRLCVHRTPRHTYAQIIAPGETGDRVLASASTVEKALAEQITGNKANIAAAVVIGKAIAERALAAGVETVAFDRSGFRYHGRLKALADAAREGGLKF from the coding sequence ATGGACAAGAAACAGGCTCGCCTGCGTCGTGCGACGCGGGCCCGCGCCAAGATTCGCGAGCTTGGCGTCTACCGGCTGTGCGTGCATCGCACGCCGCGCCACACCTATGCCCAGATCATCGCGCCCGGCGAGACCGGCGACCGCGTGCTCGCCAGCGCCTCGACCGTCGAGAAGGCCCTGGCCGAGCAGATCACGGGCAACAAGGCCAACATCGCCGCCGCCGTCGTCATCGGCAAGGCGATCGCCGAGCGCGCCCTGGCCGCTGGTGTCGAGACAGTCGCCTTCGACCGTTCCGGCTTCCGTTATCACGGCCGTCTCAAGGCGCTGGCGGATGCCGCGCGTGAAGGCGGGTTGAAATTCTAG